The Helianthus annuus cultivar XRQ/B chromosome 15, HanXRQr2.0-SUNRISE, whole genome shotgun sequence genomic sequence acaatCATTTATATACATTTGTACATATATGTACCTTATCAAACATATATGTACGatacttatttttcaattttaaacaccTATATACgcaattatacacatatgtataattaaaaaaaacacccCTGACAGGAAAAAAGGGCGATTTAGGGATTTTAAGTTTTTTTCATTAGAAAAatatgtgtggtccagaatgcttttAACGTTTCTCCGTTACCCTAGTGCTTCTCGCATGATCCTGTATATAATATACACACTTCATTGAAAGAAAAATGTATTTTGCATTTCTAGTGTGTTGTTATTGTGCGATATTACTCAAGTGATTGTTCAAATTTAGGTGACGTTGAAGGTGCTTGCAACACCTCTTCGAACCAGTAAACATGCACCGGCAGCAGCAGATGTAAAGAAAGATAAAAAGAAAGTTTCAACGGCTTCAAAGAAAAGTGGACGTGACAAGTTTGAAAAACTAGAGGCCCTTAGTCAGCGGCTGCGCCTCTGCATCCTGAAACGTGTCAAGCATAGGAGAAACCATTCATCCTAAATTTGTAACATACTTAGGTTCTAGGTTTTAAGATgatttttcgatttgattttcttTAACATCTGCTTGGTAACAACTAACATGTAAGCCTAAGTCATTCTTTTTCTAACCAGAACTGACAAGCAGATTATGCGAGGCCCGCTCGCTGTTGTGTTTTGTTCATGTGAAGCTTAATTAGAGTCAAATACTGATTTCTACCCCATTGCCGGTTTCCACCTTTATCTTTACCAACTACATTAGACGCAAATTAGGACCTTTATACTAACGACTGTCTATTTTGGTCGTTAAATACAAGCATGTGAAAGTCATGTGAGGGTATTTatgtacccccccccccccctttttaaATTCAATTGGCATGTATGGTGTTCGCGGAGTCCAATATGAAAGTAATTTCTATAAATTATAAGCGTAACGAAATAAGTTTTTCAATGCCGAATTCCAAATATGGTACTCTTTGCTTTCGCCGATATGTAATATTAAATAATCAATGGTTTTATGCAAACAATTAACTTTGCTACCTCTATCTGTCTTTAATATTATGACCATGTTCTGATCTACTTGCTTGTGTCCCTGTATTCCTAGAATCCTTTAAGATTTCTCTTCCATTCTCCACAACTTTTTGCCTCCTTGACTTGTGCTTTGACTCTGATTGGAGCTTTTGTCTTGTGTTGTTAGCACCACTAGACTCTTCACCTGATCCCATTTGTAGGTTTGATTTATGTCTGTTGGATGGTTGTGTTTGCATTTCAGACTCATGGGTTGCCGTTGCCTTGCCGTCTTGTTCGAAGAAAAGCGCCTGCACGACCATTCTTACTGGAAGCCTCGAGTTTTTCACAACATGAGCACACACTCCTGGCGACAACTTCTGGCAGTCGATAACATTGCACAACTGCTTCTTCTCTTCCTTGGTTGTCTTAGGATGCTCCTGTTCGCCATCCAAATTCATaaatataacaaaacaaaacaaaacaaaacgcaACACGATCGTTGTTTAAAACAATAACATTATTAGTTAATTACCTTTAGATAGATGTTGATTGCTTTGTAAAGATTGTCGTGTTGGGGACGAGGTAAAGCTTTTGCAAGCGACACTAGTTTGTGTAGCGGCATATTCGCATCCCTTGCAACTATTTGAAGATAAGAGTCCACAACTTGCCCGACCTTTGTAACCGAATCATTTGGTCCCGTCCATCGTATCATAAAACTGTCCACCACAGCCTTAACCAAGTCGATAGACGAaagtttcaacaaatcatttggcGTTGCGTCCTCTAACTGCAAGCTGCATTTCTTAATAAGTTGTGCCTCCATCACCGTAGACACCCTTAAGAGTTTGGCTAAGCTAAGGAGTCTCAACAGGAATCCAGTCGATACGGATCCTTTATCTTCGGGAATCATGCTAATGATGGTCTCCAGTTGTCGTTTCTTTTTGTTTACAGTTGCGGTTGAGGAGGTTTCAGGGTCGAGTTTACTCGACCTTGGTAGCCAAAGACATGCGTAAACATGCAAAGCTTCACCGATAAGTTGAGGAGGCAGCATGTTACTTGACTTCACACTATTAATTATGCATCTGAATAGGTCTATATCCAGGTTTGCTATATCCTCAGTCCACCAATCCTTAGGGGAAGCAGCCTTCTTCCGCGCATATCCTTTTCGGGTATAAGTGTAGGACCATTTAACCTGCATCCAAAGCCTCTTCTGCTTTTAGTTCAATTATTCTCCCGACCCTTCAAGAATGTATCACATTGGAAATTCCAACAATTTGTTTAATCGATACAAATTTTGAGCACACTGAACTATCCATGTGGCTCAGAGCCCTCATAGGCGTCACAGCCCAGGCACAACGACGTGGATCATTATTATCAGTAGCCCTTTTAGTCATTAcatttagagggtgtttggggttgagtttgaaggagatttttagattattgagttttgaaatcgtaaataatcagttttgagtgtttgggtaaaaaaattaaaaaaaaatgattatttgcgtttagatAGTTACAAATCACAGTTTTCCAAaagcaaccccccccccccccctactgcaacaaaacgcagttttccaaaaattgattatttgcgtttagaaaaggattttcacttgtttattttttttaaatatatatatttgccaaacactcaaatagttgattatctgattattgtgatatcaagcaacataatcaaatccaaacactatctttcgaCATCACGTTTTTTTACAGTTAATTAGTTAATTATCtaattctgattattcaaaacacataatctattttgaaaactcaaccccaaacacccccttagatATATTTTTTATAGTTCTAAAAGTGataatttatattaaaattaaatgagTCGTTTTCATTTGGTGAAATCCAATACAAGAATGAAAGAaacaatatttttcaaaaaaaacttttattttcTGATAAGAATTACTACAAGGCCCAAAACTCATACACTAATTCATATAATCTTATCTTAAAGGATTACTGATTACCTTGCTAGGTGGTGTGACTATTTTGTCAACAATAGAATCAATGCACTTTCTAATAATCCCAAGATTTTCAGACCATTCAGGCAATGTTCCAGTCGTGTGCAGCGTGACAATCGAATCTTTCCACCCTTGAAGAATGCATGAATTAAAGAAAGCCTCTAGCTTCGAGACGAAGTTGCCCTTGTCAACAGATTCCGTCATTTGAAGGAACTTAGCAGCCGAAATTGCTTGTACAAAGTTATGAGCACTGAGATCAATCGTGACCCCATAGCAAAACTTCGCGCATAGTTCAAAAGCATCTTCACCACCAGGGATATCATGAAGCTCCACACAACATCTACTGCTATCCGAGCAAAGTCTTTGTAAGAGACCGCACTTTGGAAGAAGCGGAAACTGCAACTTGGGATTTCCATGTGATGAGTCTCTCCATGTGTATTAATTAATTTATGTGTTTAAACTAATTAAAGATAGTACCTTATGGAGAAGATAGGTGACGTTGTTGACGCATATGGTTAGGTCGCTTGGTAAGTCTGAAAGCGTCGTCCTACATGTTATCAAACAAGCATATATATCAAGTAGTTGCAGCATATGTATTGTTTTCATATTGAAACTAATGAACCTGATGGCTTGTTGTGTGTAAAAGTTATCCGGCCTTGTCCCGATTCGCATAAACTTCATCTTTTACTTGATGAAATGAATATTATTATGCTTTGCTTATCTACAACTAAATTTAAGAGAGAAGAATCACATAGAGGAAACTGAGTGAGATGTCAACTGATGCAAAGCAGAAAATCATATACGCGTAATTCCGTTTGTAATTTGTTATATTCTTGTCTTTAGTAGTAGAAtataaacaacaacaatcataccCTGTAAATCCCACAAATACCAAAGCTAAAAGCAGTATAATATATGTGTTACAAATATTCAAATTGATGATGAAAAAATAAACATATGTTTAGTAAACAAGTATTGGTTAGGAAAAAAAGACAAAcgatcaaatacaaataactttaatgtacaaaacgtacgaactgaaggttttgctgaaaaaacgcggtgacattttcataattatttactcgtggagtaattatcaaaattactctacaaatgatcttgtagggtaattagagtaattttgtaaaatgttcttgtagagtaattttgatcttgtagagtaattttgattttgtatggtaattatcaaaattactctacaagtgtatcaaaattactctgcaagtttatcaaacaacatacaattcaaaattactttacaaaattatcttacaagatcaaaattaccatacaagatcatttgtagagcaattttgataattactctatgaggaaataattacgaaaatgccaccgcgtttttttggctttttcatgcCTTTCGTACGTTTTGTGCGATAAGACACTTTGTACGTGAACTTTACTCAGGAAAATAAATGAAGGATGTTCACctggaaaaagaaaatgaagtatGGTGATTGAAGCTATGAGGAACCAAACTAATGCAATGAAGGATGTTTAATAACAAAGTCTTGCCCATACATATATGCATGCAATGATGAGCAAGTACATAAACTAATAACATGGGAAAAATGAATGTGTTTAGTGAACCAAATCAAATCAATTCAAATCAAATCATGTAAGGCTATGAGAAAAAGCATAGTATGACAAGGCATGAAATTTAGTGGGGGAAAAGGTTGGGCCAAGAAGCATGAAAAGATATTCCCCATTATGGTTTCCTCCACTTGACATGGAAATATCAAATATGTAGAGTTAATTACGGTTTCGTCCTTGTGGTTGGTAAAATTCCCGGTTTTGGTTCTCGTgcgcagtggcgaagcttgacccgaatgaccgggggggggggggggtcaaaaACATATATACTAAAAAATTTCTGTAGAACCgggggttgaaaacgtatatacctaaaaatttctatacgaaaactacatatataacactactgactgaaaagttcggggggttgggcgcccctccccgccccttctatacttcgccacTGACTATGAGGGTTTGTGGTTTCCGTTTCTTGCCATTGACTAACTACATGTTTACTTCTGTTGATGTTAAATTGAAAAGTAAAATGTCATTTCACCTTACGTATAAGGTCTTACTGCAAATGGTACAatcttttaaataaataaaaaaagaaaaagaaattatataattttttaaatttaaacaAGTGTCATCAGAGATGAAATCCGAATGTCCTTTTGACGCCCCCtctcaaaaaataaataaataaaaattaatccTCTAAGAAAAACAGAAGCCCATGGATTAAAACTTTTTTTtaagtaaacttcattaaaacacgtCTCCGACATAAACATGTATGTGTGGCGAATAATTGGATTATTTTGCATGGCAAACATTTCCACACCCACTCATTTGAATTCTGTCTGTAATTTAATGAAATTCGTACAAATAAAGCAAATAATACTCTCTTCTTACTTTCTTTTTTCAATTAAAGTAGTAAGATGGAATTGAAGATGATGGCTAATGAATAATGATGTTGAAGCAGTCAACTCATACTTTGTTGTATTATTACAGCCTGCCTAGCTACTAAACATATTTGAAATGATGATGTCTATACAATCTTTATCCATCTTACGAAAATGGCCACTGCAACGAAATTGGCCACTGCAACGCCGTCTTTGCGAAAATGGCCACCGGACACCCCTTGACGAGCCGGTTCAAAATCCTGAAACGGCACAtgagttttttttaacggccgtCCACTCCCCGCTTGACACGTGTCCGACATTCCCTGAAACGGCTTGAGAAGGAAGCTGTGAACGACACGTGGCTGTGAATGTGGAAAGATCTTAGCCAAGCCGTTACAACCGGCTCATGTGGAAAGATCTTAGCCATGTTCCTTCAACGAGCCAAGCCACGTTCTTACAAGATAGCCAAGCCGTTTCCGTACGATCTGGCCAAGCCGTTACAGCTGACATCTGAGCCGTTTCCGTGAACTACTTGTGCCGTTTTAGCTGGCTCCAAGCCGTTTTAGCTGGCGCCAAGCCGTTACAGAAGGTCCGTGCCGTTTCAACACATTGTTCGAGCCGTTTCAGCTGGCTCAAGCCGTTTCAAACCTTTATATTTAGTGAGTGGCCGTTAAAAATTTTTCCCTACATTTTTGTATTAGTTTTTTCAACATATTTGTTTAAAGTTATAAAAACATTTGGCATTTTGTAAAAGAAAGTTTCCAACTTAAAATTATGAAGATTCGTTTGGTTGTATACACTGGCGGAAAGTGGGAAATCGTTAACGGAAAGTTGGAGTATGTTGCTGATGCTGATTCAAGTAGACGTGGTTTAGAAATTGAACCCAACCTTTCATACACCGCTCTTTTAAGTAAACTGTCAAACATTTGTAGTTCTACAAACATTACGAAGTTATCTTATCGGTTGTCTTCCTTTAGTGATCCCATAGATATAATAAACGATGAAGATCTTGcaattttttataattttgctatggaaaatatttttgaaatttataaattatatgtGATTGAAGGGTTTGGTGTTGGATCATCTGGTTTTTCAAGTCCAAAAAAATTTTTAGTTCCTGATTTAAATTTCTGTACTGATGAAGAAAATTATGATGTTGTAAACGACTCCCAACCAAATCCTGATAATTCTTTCGAAAATTGTTCGCGATCTTCATCAATTACTTTTGAACCAGGTCACGTATTTAATAACAAAGAAGACATGAAACTTGAATTGGGAAAAAAATGTTTGTTAGAACACTTTGAGTTTAAAGTAGATAGATCCTCTAAAACTCGGTACCAGGTGTCATGTTTGGTCGACGGTTGCGGTTGGCGTTTCCGTGCAAGGAGTTTTGGAGATAGTGGGGTGTTTTTTGTTAAGAGTTTTAACGATAAACACACGTGCTCGAAGACGCTAACGTACCCACATGTTCGTCAGGCAAACCCACATGTTGTTGCTCATTATTTAAAAGAACCTTTAAAAGACAGTGGAAGAATATATCGTTGTAATGAAATAGTGAAAGATTTTAGACAGAGATTCCAAGTTGAGATAACCACTAGTCAAGCTTGGCGTGGAAAAAGTCTGGCACTAGAGCTTTTACAAGGATCAAGCAGAGAGTCGTTCGCAGAACTACCACTTTACTGTTACAATCTTGAGCGGGCAAATCCTGGTTCTGTTACACATATCAAGACTGATCACGAGCGTCGGTTTGAGATGGTCTTTGTCGCGATTGGTGCTGCGGTAAGTTATAGCattatctgtttttattttgtttcgACAAACTACATGTTCTTGACtctttttaaataattttgtttcagaTTCGTACCTTTATATGCAATTTAAGACCGGTGGTGATCATTGATGCTGCACACCTAAAGGGTGAATTTAAGGGGACGTTATTTTTAGCTGTTGGAATGGATGGAAACAACCAAATTTTACCAATTTCCTACGGAATAGGAAAATCAGAGGATGGTGAATGTTGGACATGGTTTCTGTCAAAGCTTAAAGAATGTATGGGTGAAATACCTGAAATGGCCATAATTTCGGATAGAGCGAATTCTATACATCTGGCTGTTAGAAACGTCTTTCCACATGTTTATCATGGGTTATGCTGTCGTCATTTAATGATGAACCTACGTTTACCCtctgataaaaaaaaagaaaatgagaagTTGTGGTGGAAGACATGCAAATCGTACCGATTGTCTGATTTTAACGAGTCATTTAATGCTCTTTGTCTTGCCGTTCCTAGAGTGCGACACACTCTAACAAGTATTGGGTTCGGTAGATGGGCACGGGCGCATTGTCCAGGCAATCGATATCATTATATGACATCTAACAGCGCGGAGTCTATTAACGCTTTATCTAGACACTCGCGTAAAATGCCGGTAACACAACTCTTAGAGTTCTTCCGGCAATCTGTACAAAAGTGGTTTTACGATCGCCGTTTGCAAGGTATACATGAAAAACATTTACTTACACAGTGGGCACAgaagaaaatttttaaaaaaaatgaaggGTCTAGAACATGGACGGTTGCTGGGATTGAGTTAAACAGTTATTCTGTTGCAGACAGTGGAAAGGGGGGTTTAGTGGACTTTGTTAATGGAACATGTAGTTGCCGAGTTTGGCAGGTTTCTGGTTTACCATGCGGGCATGTTATCGCCGTTTCAAAATTTTTAGGTGAAACCGACTGCAGTAAGTATTGCTTCCCGTGTTACTCCAACGAAGTCTATAAGAAAACTTATGAAGAAGCGATTTATCCTCTCCCGCATAGATCTGAATGGGAGACTCCAGAAGACCTTATCAATCTTCAACCGCCACATATGACAAAGCGCCAGGCTGGTCGTCCTCGAGAAAACAACCGAATCTTATCCCGCGGGGAAGAACCTACTCCCCTCTATTGTTCCCGATGTAACTCATATGGTCATCATCGGGATGTATGTCGGCAGCCCGTGCCGTCAGAAGTTCGTACTCGCAAACACCCAGACAAAGGGAAAGGGAAAGAAACCGATAATCCTGATGATTTTACACAATCTCCTGCTGATTATATGTATCCGTCTTTCAACTTGGGAGACTTTTAATActttattaatttattttgtgAAATTTAATCTAACTTGTCTAGTAACTAGTTGCATATTAATATTGAAAATCATTTcattaaaatatgttattaatttttttttatattacatGCATACATAGAACCATTAAACATTAACAGGTGTGAAGCGCCCGGTGTAGAGTTCATCTGCCATGTACCGTCTGTATCTGAAACAAGCATCCTGAAGGTTTCCTTCGGTCCATGTTAAAGAACGATTCCAAATAAGTTTTTCCATTAGCATACATATGATGACTCCTGAATTTCTGCCAACACGATTTGTTTGAGGAGGCCACACGAAATCCCCTACTATTTGCATGGAACGCGTCTCATTTATTCCTGACTGTTGCCAGTACGATATACGTCCGAGAAACCACAAAAATAAAGACTCAAATTCTAGAACAATTTGATGTACTCTTCTGTGTACGCAAAATGAATCTCCGCAATTAATCGTGTCACAATTATTAGCAAAAAAAATTCTTAATTGTAGtgactttatatttattttaaaaagcaACCAATTTTGTTCGTTGTCCGGTATAGGAACGTATACCTGCAAAAAAGTGAATAATTTTAGGTTCTAAATCAACGGtgtaaatttaaaaacaaaaattattagCAAAAAAATACtttcccaaaa encodes the following:
- the LOC110910734 gene encoding BTB/POZ domain-containing protein At5g47800 isoform X1, yielding MKFMRIGTRPDNFYTQQAIRTTLSDLPSDLTICVNNVTYLLHKLQFPLLPKCGLLQRLCSDSSRCCVELHDIPGGEDAFELCAKFCYGVTIDLSAHNFVQAISAAKFLQMTESVDKGNFVSKLEAFFNSCILQGWKDSIVTLHTTGTLPEWSENLGIIRKCIDSIVDKIVTPPSKVKWSYTYTRKGYARKKAASPKDWWTEDIANLDIDLFRCIINSVKSSNMLPPQLIGEALHVYACLWLPRSSKLDPETSSTATVNKKKRQLETIISMIPEDKGSVSTGFLLRLLSLAKLLRVSTVMEAQLIKKCSLQLEDATPNDLLKLSSIDLVKAVVDSFMIRWTGPNDSVTKVGQVVDSYLQIVARDANMPLHKLVSLAKALPRPQHDNLYKAINIYLKEHPKTTKEEKKQLCNVIDCQKLSPGVCAHVVKNSRLPVRMVVQALFFEQDGKATATHESEMQTQPSNRHKSNLQMGSGEESSGANNTRQKLQSESKHKSRRQKVVENGREILKDSRNTGTQASRSEHGHNIKDR
- the LOC110910734 gene encoding BTB/POZ domain-containing protein At5g47800 isoform X2, coding for MKFMRIGTRPDNFYTQQAIRTTLSDLPSDLTICVNNVTYLLHKFPLLPKCGLLQRLCSDSSRCCVELHDIPGGEDAFELCAKFCYGVTIDLSAHNFVQAISAAKFLQMTESVDKGNFVSKLEAFFNSCILQGWKDSIVTLHTTGTLPEWSENLGIIRKCIDSIVDKIVTPPSKVKWSYTYTRKGYARKKAASPKDWWTEDIANLDIDLFRCIINSVKSSNMLPPQLIGEALHVYACLWLPRSSKLDPETSSTATVNKKKRQLETIISMIPEDKGSVSTGFLLRLLSLAKLLRVSTVMEAQLIKKCSLQLEDATPNDLLKLSSIDLVKAVVDSFMIRWTGPNDSVTKVGQVVDSYLQIVARDANMPLHKLVSLAKALPRPQHDNLYKAINIYLKEHPKTTKEEKKQLCNVIDCQKLSPGVCAHVVKNSRLPVRMVVQALFFEQDGKATATHESEMQTQPSNRHKSNLQMGSGEESSGANNTRQKLQSESKHKSRRQKVVENGREILKDSRNTGTQASRSEHGHNIKDR
- the LOC110913308 gene encoding uncharacterized protein LOC110913308, coding for MKIRLVVYTGGKWEIVNGKLEYVADADSSRRGLEIEPNLSYTALLSKLSNICSSTNITKLSYRLSSFSDPIDIINDEDLAIFYNFAMENIFEIYKLYVIEGFGVGSSGFSSPKKFLVPDLNFCTDEENYDVVNDSQPNPDNSFENCSRSSSITFEPGHVFNNKEDMKLELGKKCLLEHFEFKVDRSSKTRYQVSCLVDGCGWRFRARSFGDSGVFFVKSFNDKHTCSKTLTYPHVRQANPHVVAHYLKEPLKDSGRIYRCNEIVKDFRQRFQVEITTSQAWRGKSLALELLQGSSRESFAELPLYCYNLERANPGSVTHIKTDHERRFEMVFVAIGAAIRTFICNLRPVVIIDAAHLKGEFKGTLFLAVGMDGNNQILPISYGIGKSEDGECWTWFLSKLKECMGEIPEMAIISDRANSIHLAVRNVFPHVYHGLCCRHLMMNLRLPSDKKKENEKLWWKTCKSYRLSDFNESFNALCLAVPRVRHTLTSIGFGRWARAHCPGNRYHYMTSNSAESINALSRHSRKMPVTQLLEFFRQSVQKWFYDRRLQGIHEKHLLTQWAQKKIFKKNEGSRTWTVAGIELNSYSVADSGKGGLVDFVNGTCSCRVWQVSGLPCGHVIAVSKFLGETDCSKYCFPCYSNEVYKKTYEEAIYPLPHRSEWETPEDLINLQPPHMTKRQAGRPRENNRILSRGEEPTPLYCSRCNSYGHHRDVCRQPVPSEVRTRKHPDKGKGKETDNPDDFTQSPADYMYPSFNLGDF